From Cricetulus griseus strain 17A/GY chromosome 1 unlocalized genomic scaffold, alternate assembly CriGri-PICRH-1.0 chr1_0, whole genome shotgun sequence, a single genomic window includes:
- the LOC100754993 gene encoding olfactory receptor 2A5: MMENQTWVPEFILQGFALSPRMQTLLCGLFSLFYTFTLLGNGVILTLIWLDSRLHTPMYFFLSHLAIVDISYASNNVPKMLANLLDKKKTISFVPCIMQTFLYMAFAHTECLILVMMSYDRYVAICHPLQYSVIMGWKVCALMAVVSWACGSLLALVHVILILRLPFCGPHEINHFFCEILSVLKLVCADTTLNQIVIFAASVFILVGPLCLVLVSYTRILVAILRIQSGEGRKKAFSTCSSHLCVVGLFFGSAIVMYMAPKSQNPETQQKILSLFYSLFNPMLNPLIYSLRNAEVKGAVKRVLCKQRSR; this comes from the coding sequence ATGATGGAGAACCAGACATGGGTCCCAGAGTTCATCCTACAGGGATTCGCACTCAGCCCAAGGATGCAGACgctcctctgtggcctcttctCCCTGTTCTACACTTTTACCCTGCTGGGGAATGGAGTCATTCTAACCCTCATCTGGTTGGACTCCAGACTGcacacccccatgtacttctttctctcccatttggCCATCGTCGACATTTCATATGCTTCCAACAATGTCCCCAAGATGCTGGCAAACCTTCTTGATAAGAAAAAGACTATCTCTTTTGTCCCCTGCATAATGCAGACATTTTTATACATGGCTTTTGCCCATACTGAGTGTCTCATCCTGGTAATGATGTCCTATGACCGGTATGTGGCTATCTGCCACCCTCTGCAATACTCTGTCATCATGGGCTGGAAAGTGTGTGCCCTCATGGCTGTTGTTTCCTGGGCATGTGGCTCCCTCCTGGCCCTGGTCCATGTAATTCTCATCCTGAGGCTGCCCTTCTGTGGGCCCCATGAAATCAATCATTTCTTCTGTGAAATCCTGTCTGTCCTCAAGCTGGTCTGCGCTGACACAACACTCAACCAAATTGTCATTTTTGCTGCTTCTGTGTTCATCTTAGTGGGCCCATTATGCTTGGTGCTGGTCTCCTACACACGCATCCTGGTGGCCATCCTGAGGATCCAGTCAGGGGAAGGCCGCAAAAAGGCCTTCTCCACCTGCTCCTCCCACCTCTGTGTGGTTGGGCTCTTCTTTGGCAGTGCCATTGTCATGTACATGGCCCCCAAGTCTCAGAATCCAGAGACACAGCAAAAAATCCTTTCCCTGTTTTACAGCCTTTTCAACCCCATGCTGAACCCCCtgatctacagcctgaggaatgCTGAGGTCAAAGGTGCTGTGAAGAGAGTGTTGTGTAAACAGAGATCAAGGTGA